The following coding sequences lie in one Pogoniulus pusillus isolate bPogPus1 chromosome 29, bPogPus1.pri, whole genome shotgun sequence genomic window:
- the PSMA7 gene encoding proteasome subunit alpha type-7 yields MSYDRAITVFSPDGHLFQVEYAQEAVKKGSTAVGVRGKDIVVLGVEKKSVAKLQDERTVRKICALDDNVCMAFAGLTADARIVINRARVECQSHRLTVEDPVTVEYITRYIASLKQRYTQSNGRRPFGISALIVGFDFDGTPRLYQTDPSGTYHAWKANAIGRGAKSVREFLEKNYTDEAIETDDLTIKLVIKALLEVVQSGGKNIELAVMRREQPLKILNPEEIEKYVAEIEKEKEENEKKKQKKTS; encoded by the exons ATGAGCTACGACCGGGCCATCACCGTCTTCTCCCCGGACGGGCACCTCTTCCAGGTGGAGTACGCCCAGGAGGCAGTGAAGAAAGGCTCCACCGCG GTTGGAGTAAGAGGGAAGGACATTGTTGTTCTTGGGGTGGAAAAGAAATCGGTGGCAAAACTTCAGGATGAAAGAACTGTACGGAAGATCTGTGCTCTTGATGACAACGTCTGCATGGCATTTGCAG GGCTGACAGCTGATGCCAGGATAGTTATAAATAGAGCTCGTGTGGAGTGTcagagccacaggctcactgtGGAGGATCCTGTCACCGTGGAATACATCACACGCTACATTGCTAGTCTGAAACAG AGGTACACACAAAGCAATGGTCGCAGACCCTTTGGTATCTCTGCTCTTATTGTGGGATTTGACTTTGATGGAACCCCACGGCTGTACCAGACTGATCCCTCTGGCACATATCATGCTTGGAAG GCTAATGCCATTGGCAGAGGAGCCAAATCTGTGCGTGAATTCCTGGAGAAAAACTATACTGATGAAGCCATTGAGACAGATGACCTGACCATTAAACTGGTCATCAAAGCTCTTCTAGAG GTGGTGCAGTCTGGTGGGAAGAACATCGAGCTGGCAGTTATGAGGCGAGAACAGCCACTGAAG ATCCTCAACCCTGAAGAAATTGAGAAGTACGTTGCTGAAattgagaaagaaaaggaagaaaatgaaaagaagaaacagaagaaaacatcaTGA